In Afipia sp. GAS231, a single window of DNA contains:
- a CDS encoding acyl-CoA synthetase has product MSAAQNQYTIGLQKTPANYVPLTPLSFLARSAAVYPDHVSTVYEGRSFTWAETYDRCRRFASWLAGRGIGHGDTVAAMLPNIPAMNELHFAVPMAGAVLNALNIRLDASSIAFQLDHGGAKIILVDPEFSGVIAEALTLMAGPKPFVVDVDDAAFAGGKRIGELEYEAVVAQGDPSFVARPPGDEWDAIALSYTSGTTGNPKGVVTHHRGAYLNAVSNILAANLGQHPVYLWTLPMFHCNGWCFPWTVAASAGINVCLRKVDPAKIFELIPQHGVTHMAGAPIVYNTLINAPGAPKGAKARPVVGLIAGAAPPVAVLEGAENIGIKLTHVYGLTEVYGPASVCAEQPGWDDLPADQRAQLKRRQGVPYPLQEGVTVIDPETMRQVPRDGETIGEVMFRGNIVMKGYLKNEKATEEAFAGGWFHTGDLGVLDTHGYVIIKDRSKDIIISGGENISSVEVEDVLYKHPSVLFAAVVAKPDSKWGEVPCAFVELKDGAKATEAEIIAFCRSHMSGFKTPKAVVFGVIPKTSTGKIQKFLLRNQVGSAKAISA; this is encoded by the coding sequence ATGAGCGCAGCCCAGAACCAGTACACAATCGGATTGCAGAAGACGCCGGCGAACTATGTGCCGCTGACGCCGCTGAGCTTCCTGGCCCGGAGTGCTGCGGTCTACCCGGATCACGTCAGCACCGTCTATGAAGGCCGCAGTTTTACCTGGGCGGAGACCTACGACCGCTGCCGGCGCTTTGCGTCCTGGCTCGCCGGCCGCGGCATCGGCCATGGCGATACGGTGGCGGCGATGCTGCCGAACATCCCGGCGATGAACGAACTGCATTTCGCAGTGCCGATGGCGGGCGCCGTGCTGAACGCGCTCAACATCCGGCTCGATGCTTCATCGATCGCGTTCCAGCTCGACCATGGCGGCGCAAAAATCATTCTGGTCGACCCGGAGTTTTCCGGCGTGATCGCGGAAGCGTTGACGTTGATGGCGGGGCCAAAACCCTTCGTTGTCGACGTCGACGATGCGGCGTTCGCGGGCGGCAAGCGCATTGGCGAACTCGAATATGAAGCGGTGGTAGCCCAAGGCGATCCCAGCTTCGTGGCACGGCCGCCCGGCGACGAGTGGGACGCGATCGCGCTGAGCTATACCTCGGGCACAACGGGCAATCCAAAGGGTGTCGTGACCCATCACCGCGGCGCTTACCTAAACGCCGTCAGCAATATCCTGGCCGCCAATCTCGGCCAGCATCCGGTCTATCTCTGGACGCTGCCGATGTTTCACTGCAACGGCTGGTGCTTTCCGTGGACGGTCGCGGCATCCGCCGGCATCAATGTCTGCCTGCGCAAGGTCGATCCGGCGAAGATCTTCGAGCTGATCCCGCAGCATGGCGTCACCCACATGGCCGGCGCGCCGATCGTCTACAACACCCTCATCAATGCGCCCGGTGCGCCGAAGGGCGCCAAGGCGCGTCCGGTGGTCGGCCTGATCGCAGGCGCGGCGCCGCCGGTGGCCGTGCTTGAAGGCGCCGAGAATATCGGCATCAAGCTGACGCATGTCTACGGGCTGACCGAGGTCTATGGCCCGGCGTCGGTCTGCGCCGAGCAGCCCGGCTGGGACGATCTGCCAGCCGACCAGCGCGCCCAGCTCAAGCGCCGGCAGGGCGTGCCCTACCCGCTGCAGGAAGGCGTCACCGTGATCGATCCCGAAACCATGCGGCAAGTGCCGCGCGACGGCGAGACCATCGGCGAGGTGATGTTCCGCGGCAATATCGTGATGAAAGGCTATCTGAAGAACGAGAAGGCCACCGAGGAAGCCTTTGCCGGTGGCTGGTTTCACACCGGCGATCTCGGCGTGCTCGACACGCACGGCTATGTCATCATCAAGGACCGCTCCAAGGACATCATCATATCAGGCGGCGAGAATATCTCATCCGTCGAGGTCGAGGATGTCCTCTACAAGCATCCCTCGGTGCTGTTCGCCGCGGTCGTCGCCAAGCCGGATTCCAAATGGGGCGAAGTGCCCTGCGCCTTCGTCGAACTGAAGGACGGTGCCAAGGCGACCGAGGCCGAGATCATCGCCTTCTGCCGCAGCCACATGTCCGGCTTCAAGACGCCGAAGGCGGTGGTGTTCGGTGTCATTCCGAAGACGTCGACCGGCAAGATCCAGAAGTTCCTGCTGCGCAATCAAGTGGGCTCGGCCAAGGCGATTTCGGCGTAG
- a CDS encoding antibiotic biosynthesis monooxygenase has translation MIALFFEVQTRPGHRDQYLDLAASLRPALDAMGGCLFIDRFSSLSRENLLLSYQIWQDEGAMTAWRVHGYHHEVQTIGREKVFSDYRIRIAQVIHEERPGQPVWQPERRTPYNDPARRHPTFVLVAESKRAELPVQTEWRRDSFNSVYHDGTFAHLIDVPDQQAGVELGRRLLKDPTTEYFRIVEVMRDYGMYERAEAPQYYPPVERSP, from the coding sequence ATGATCGCTCTGTTCTTTGAAGTTCAGACCCGGCCGGGCCACCGGGATCAATATCTCGACCTCGCCGCATCGCTGCGGCCTGCGCTCGATGCGATGGGCGGCTGCCTCTTTATCGACCGGTTCAGCAGCCTGAGCCGTGAAAACCTGCTGCTGTCCTATCAGATCTGGCAGGACGAAGGCGCGATGACGGCATGGCGGGTTCACGGCTACCATCACGAGGTCCAGACCATCGGCCGCGAAAAGGTGTTTTCGGACTATCGAATTCGCATCGCCCAGGTGATCCACGAGGAAAGGCCGGGGCAGCCGGTCTGGCAGCCGGAGCGGCGCACGCCGTACAACGATCCGGCGCGGCGCCATCCGACCTTTGTGCTGGTCGCGGAATCGAAGCGCGCCGAACTTCCGGTGCAGACCGAGTGGCGCCGTGATTCCTTCAACAGCGTCTACCACGACGGCACTTTCGCGCATTTGATCGATGTGCCGGATCAACAGGCCGGTGTCGAGTTGGGCCGCCGTCTACTGAAGGACCCGACGACGGAATATTTCCGCATCGTCGAGGTCATGCGCGACTACGGCATGTACGAGCGAGCCGAAGCGCCGCAGTATTATCCGCCGGTGGAACGTAGCCCTTAA
- a CDS encoding MBL fold metallo-hydrolase, with product MTLTLTILGCGSSAGVPRPALGWGACDPNNPKNRRRRCSLLVERTGGHGTTRIVIDTSPDLREQLIDAEVDHIDAVYLTHEHADQTHGIDDLRSVVMHQRRRIPVYFNQSTAKDIMARFSYCFISPEGSDYPPILTRHSIEAGESHTTEGKGGPVKLEAFLVHHGKIPALGFRVGGAAYTPDLHDIPEESFPALENLDLWIVDGLRYAGHPSHFSVSDALSWIERFKPRRAVITNMHSDLDYEVLRKALPAGVIPAYDGMRLTLDRAG from the coding sequence ATGACGCTGACGCTGACAATTCTCGGCTGCGGTTCCTCGGCCGGTGTGCCGCGCCCGGCGCTGGGCTGGGGCGCCTGCGATCCCAACAACCCGAAGAACCGCCGCCGTCGCTGCTCGTTGCTCGTGGAGCGCACCGGCGGGCACGGCACTACGCGGATCGTGATCGACACCTCGCCGGACCTGCGCGAGCAGTTGATCGACGCCGAGGTCGACCATATCGACGCGGTGTACCTGACTCACGAACATGCCGACCAGACCCACGGGATCGACGATTTGCGTTCGGTCGTGATGCACCAGCGGCGGCGCATTCCGGTTTATTTCAACCAGTCGACCGCCAAGGACATCATGGCGCGGTTCTCGTACTGCTTCATCTCGCCCGAGGGCAGCGACTACCCGCCGATCCTGACGCGCCATTCGATCGAGGCCGGCGAGAGCCACACCACCGAAGGGAAGGGCGGTCCAGTGAAGCTGGAGGCCTTCCTGGTTCATCATGGCAAGATTCCCGCGCTCGGTTTTCGGGTCGGCGGCGCAGCTTATACGCCCGACCTGCACGACATTCCCGAGGAGAGCTTTCCGGCGCTGGAAAACCTCGATCTCTGGATCGTCGACGGCCTGCGCTACGCTGGCCATCCCAGCCATTTCAGCGTCAGCGACGCGCTCTCATGGATCGAGCGCTTCAAGCCGCGCCGCGCCGTCATCACCAACATGCATTCCGACCTCGATTACGAAGTGCTGCGGAAGGCGCTGCCGGCCGGCGTGATCCCGGCCTATGACGGCATGCGGTTGACGCTGGATCGTGCAGGTTGA
- a CDS encoding TatD family hydrolase, with product MLVDSHCHLDFPDFAEDLDAIVARAETAGIGRIVTISTRVRRLGGLLAIAERFPNVYCSVGTHPHNADEEDGIPPSELIELAKHPKVVALGEAGLDNFYEHGSSGAQERGFRAHIAAARATGLPLVIHTREADEECGRILEEEIAAGPFKAVLHCYTGGRELAMKAISLGLSISFTGILTFKKSEALRELAAELPADRIMVETDSPYLAPGKFRGKRNEPSYVVEVAKVLAETRGVSLEEISRQTTENFFRLFSKVPAPKAVA from the coding sequence ATGCTCGTCGACAGCCACTGCCATCTCGACTTTCCGGATTTTGCCGAGGACCTCGACGCCATCGTGGCGCGCGCCGAGACCGCCGGCATCGGCCGTATCGTCACCATCTCGACCCGGGTGAGGCGGCTCGGCGGGCTGCTGGCCATCGCCGAGCGGTTTCCCAATGTCTATTGCTCGGTCGGCACCCACCCGCATAACGCCGACGAGGAAGACGGCATTCCACCCAGTGAGCTGATCGAACTGGCGAAGCATCCGAAGGTCGTGGCGCTCGGCGAAGCGGGGCTGGATAATTTCTACGAGCACGGCTCCAGCGGCGCGCAGGAGCGCGGTTTTCGCGCGCATATTGCGGCGGCCCGCGCCACCGGCCTGCCGCTGGTCATTCACACCCGCGAGGCCGACGAGGAGTGCGGCCGCATCCTCGAAGAGGAAATCGCCGCGGGACCGTTCAAGGCCGTGCTGCATTGCTACACCGGCGGCCGCGAGCTGGCGATGAAGGCGATTTCGCTGGGCCTTTCGATCTCGTTCACCGGCATTCTGACGTTCAAGAAGTCCGAGGCGTTGCGCGAACTCGCGGCCGAACTGCCGGCGGACCGCATCATGGTCGAGACCGACTCGCCATATCTCGCGCCGGGCAAGTTTCGCGGCAAGCGCAACGAACCGTCCTACGTCGTCGAGGTCGCAAAAGTGCTGGCGGAAACGCGCGGGGTGTCGCTGGAGGAAATTTCACGGCAGACCACCGAAAACTTCTTCCGCCTGTTCTCCAAGGTACCAGCGCCGAAGGCGGTCGCATGA
- the metG gene encoding methionine--tRNA ligase, with translation MATSKKKASKKHKAKKARKAAPASASKKATAKKRTAKSKRSVKKAGKTAKRVAKKASKKAAKKTARKTAKKTAKKTAKKAARKTVAKRTVARKAVAAPKKASAVDRTSSAEKAPKTVAPRVIAPKIVKPAPKPVPAPTAERNTYFITTAIAYPNGQPHIGHAYEAIATDALARFQRLDGKDVFFLTGTDEHGQKMIQTATAEGMTAAELAARNAARFRDMDLRLNVSFDRFIRTTEPAHHHSVQVVWNRIQQNGDIYIDVYSGWYSVRDEAYYAEDETVVGEDNVRRGPQGSPVEWVEEKSYFFKLSAYQDRLLALYENQPDFIGPDSRRNEVISFVKGGLKDLSISRTTFDWGIKVPNDPEHVMYVWLDALTNYITGVGFPDESDPNWRYWPADVHIIGKDIIRFHAVYWPAFLMSAGIPVQKRVYAHGFLFSRGEKMSKSVGNVVDPFNLADQYGVDQMRYFFLREVSFGQDGNYNHEAIVARINADLANGLGNLAQRSLSMIAKQLGGVMPEPGDFTDSDKAMLAMADGMLEPSRTAMATQQIHQWINTVWAVVAEGDRYFAGEQPWALAKTDPARQKTVLYVTAEVVRQIAILAQPVMPDASAKLLDSLGVPADARDFKALGTRIVAGTALPAPVGVFPRYVEPKVDIKAD, from the coding sequence GTGGCGACGTCTAAGAAGAAGGCTTCCAAAAAACACAAGGCGAAGAAGGCCCGCAAGGCTGCGCCCGCAAGCGCCAGCAAGAAGGCGACGGCGAAAAAGCGCACGGCGAAGAGCAAGCGCAGCGTGAAAAAGGCCGGCAAGACCGCGAAGCGGGTTGCCAAGAAGGCTTCCAAAAAAGCCGCGAAGAAGACGGCCAGAAAAACGGCCAAGAAAACAGCCAAGAAAACAGCGAAGAAAGCTGCGAGGAAAACGGTAGCCAAGAGGACGGTGGCCAGAAAAGCCGTTGCCGCGCCGAAGAAGGCCAGCGCGGTCGACCGGACTTCATCCGCCGAAAAGGCTCCAAAGACGGTTGCGCCGCGAGTCATTGCGCCGAAAATCGTGAAGCCTGCGCCCAAGCCGGTGCCCGCGCCGACGGCCGAACGCAACACCTACTTCATCACGACAGCCATCGCCTATCCGAACGGGCAGCCGCATATCGGCCACGCCTATGAAGCGATCGCAACCGACGCGCTGGCGCGGTTTCAGCGGCTCGACGGCAAGGACGTCTTCTTCCTGACCGGCACCGACGAGCACGGCCAGAAGATGATCCAGACCGCGACCGCCGAAGGCATGACCGCGGCCGAACTCGCTGCCCGCAACGCCGCCCGCTTCCGCGATATGGACCTGCGTCTGAACGTGTCGTTCGACCGCTTCATCCGCACCACCGAGCCGGCGCATCATCATTCGGTGCAGGTGGTCTGGAACCGGATCCAGCAGAATGGCGACATCTACATCGACGTCTATTCCGGCTGGTACTCGGTGCGCGACGAAGCCTATTACGCCGAAGACGAAACCGTCGTCGGCGAGGACAATGTGCGCCGCGGGCCGCAGGGCTCGCCGGTCGAGTGGGTCGAGGAGAAGAGCTACTTCTTCAAGCTCTCGGCCTATCAGGACCGGCTGCTGGCGCTGTATGAGAACCAGCCCGATTTCATCGGGCCGGATTCGCGCCGCAACGAGGTCATCAGTTTCGTCAAAGGCGGGCTGAAGGACCTGTCGATCTCGCGCACGACCTTCGACTGGGGCATCAAGGTACCGAACGACCCCGAGCATGTGATGTATGTCTGGCTCGACGCGCTGACCAATTACATCACCGGCGTTGGCTTTCCCGACGAGAGCGATCCGAACTGGCGCTACTGGCCGGCCGACGTCCACATCATCGGCAAGGACATCATCCGTTTCCATGCTGTGTACTGGCCGGCGTTCCTGATGTCGGCCGGCATTCCCGTGCAGAAGCGGGTTTACGCGCACGGCTTCCTGTTCAGCAGGGGCGAGAAGATGTCGAAGTCGGTCGGCAATGTCGTCGACCCCTTCAACCTGGCCGACCAGTATGGCGTCGACCAGATGCGCTATTTCTTCCTGCGCGAGGTGTCGTTCGGGCAGGACGGCAACTACAACCATGAAGCCATCGTCGCGCGCATCAACGCCGATCTCGCTAACGGTCTCGGCAACCTGGCGCAGCGCTCGCTGTCAATGATCGCCAAGCAACTCGGCGGCGTAATGCCGGAACCCGGCGACTTCACCGACAGCGACAAGGCGATGCTGGCGATGGCGGACGGTATGCTGGAGCCATCGCGGACCGCGATGGCGACCCAGCAGATCCATCAGTGGATTAATACCGTCTGGGCGGTGGTCGCCGAAGGCGACCGCTATTTCGCCGGCGAGCAGCCGTGGGCGCTCGCCAAGACCGATCCGGCGCGGCAAAAGACGGTGCTGTACGTCACCGCCGAAGTGGTGCGTCAGATCGCAATCCTGGCCCAGCCGGTAATGCCGGATGCGTCGGCAAAACTGCTCGACAGCCTCGGCGTGCCTGCGGATGCGCGCGACTTCAAGGCGCTGGGCACGCGGATCGTGGCCGGCACGGCGTTGCCGGCGCCGGTCGGCGTGTTCCCGCGCTATGTCGAGCCCAAAGTCGATATCAAGGCAGATTGA
- a CDS encoding DNA polymerase III subunit delta' → MSARKTEQEIAVRHPRETAELFGHREAEAALLNAYRSGRIPHAWLIGGPQGIGKATLAYRMARFVLAHANPLAPSVQRAETLAVDPSDHVARQITAEAHGGLLVLERGLNDRGVLRTVITVDETRETISFFGSTAAVDGWRVCIVDTVDELNPNAANALLKILEEPPQRSLFLLVSHSPARALPTILSRCRKLPLRPLSTADVVRAAALATDKDANDPALTEAAEASEGSISRALTLLGGDALKLQQRTAALLATLPKVDPRELHALGDALGTSDRVALAAFIDGIDRWIGEKLRAGDANANLPRLARLAEVWEKIVRAARDTESYNLERKPLVFSVFGMLAEATR, encoded by the coding sequence ATGAGCGCCCGCAAGACCGAACAGGAAATCGCCGTCCGGCATCCGCGCGAAACCGCGGAGCTGTTCGGCCATCGCGAGGCGGAAGCGGCCTTGCTCAATGCCTACCGCAGCGGAAGAATCCCGCATGCCTGGCTGATCGGCGGCCCGCAGGGCATCGGCAAGGCGACGCTGGCCTATCGGATGGCGCGGTTCGTGCTCGCCCACGCCAATCCGCTGGCGCCGTCCGTGCAGCGCGCCGAGACGCTCGCCGTCGATCCCTCCGATCACGTCGCGCGCCAGATCACGGCCGAGGCCCATGGCGGCCTCTTGGTGCTCGAGCGCGGCCTCAACGACCGCGGTGTGCTGCGCACCGTGATCACGGTCGACGAGACGCGGGAGACGATTTCATTTTTCGGCTCGACGGCGGCAGTGGACGGCTGGCGGGTCTGCATCGTCGACACCGTCGACGAACTCAATCCAAACGCGGCCAACGCGTTGCTGAAGATTCTGGAGGAACCGCCGCAGCGCTCGCTGTTCCTGCTGGTCAGCCATTCGCCGGCGCGGGCATTGCCGACGATCCTGTCCCGCTGCCGCAAATTGCCGTTGCGACCGCTTTCGACCGCCGACGTGGTCCGCGCGGCGGCGCTAGCTACCGACAAGGACGCCAACGACCCGGCCCTCACCGAGGCCGCAGAGGCATCGGAAGGCAGCATATCGCGTGCGCTGACACTACTCGGCGGCGATGCGCTGAAACTGCAGCAACGCACTGCGGCCCTGCTGGCGACCCTGCCCAAGGTCGATCCGCGCGAGCTGCACGCGCTGGGCGACGCGCTCGGCACCAGCGACCGCGTGGCGCTCGCGGCCTTCATCGACGGCATCGACCGCTGGATCGGCGAAAAGCTGCGCGCCGGCGACGCCAACGCGAATCTGCCGCGCCTTGCACGGCTGGCGGAGGTATGGGAAAAGATCGTCCGCGCCGCGCGCGACACTGAATCGTACAATCTGGAACGAAAACCACTGGTTTTTTCGGTTTTCGGAATGCTCGCGGAAGCGACGCGGTAG
- the tmk gene encoding dTMP kinase, protein MAEAALNRPSGRGKFISFEGGEGSGKSTQIKKLAQRLATAKLRAIVTREPGGSPGAEIIRHLVLSGMGKLLGPDAETLLFAAARDDHVRTVIQPALSQGTWVLCDRFFDSTRAYQGRLGQVSPSVLNAMQRVTIGDLKPDLTIILDIPVEVGMQRAAARRGKGAPDRFEAEDLQFHQDLRDAYKQIAAEDPQRCVLIDANADADAVAAEVWKALRDHLFTLPAAAATTA, encoded by the coding sequence ATGGCCGAAGCAGCGCTGAACCGGCCTTCCGGACGCGGAAAGTTCATTTCGTTTGAGGGCGGCGAGGGCTCGGGAAAGTCCACGCAGATCAAGAAGCTCGCCCAACGTCTGGCGACCGCGAAGCTGCGCGCCATCGTCACGCGCGAGCCCGGCGGATCGCCGGGGGCCGAGATCATCCGGCATCTGGTGCTGTCGGGCATGGGCAAGCTGCTCGGGCCCGATGCGGAGACATTGCTGTTTGCGGCGGCGCGCGACGACCATGTCCGCACGGTGATCCAGCCCGCGCTCAGTCAGGGCACCTGGGTGCTGTGCGACCGGTTCTTCGATTCGACCCGCGCCTATCAGGGCAGGTTGGGACAGGTTTCACCTAGCGTCCTCAACGCCATGCAGCGGGTCACGATCGGCGACCTGAAGCCCGACCTCACCATCATTCTGGATATCCCGGTCGAGGTCGGCATGCAGCGCGCGGCGGCACGGCGCGGCAAGGGCGCGCCGGATCGCTTCGAGGCGGAAGATCTCCAATTCCACCAGGACCTGCGGGACGCCTACAAGCAGATTGCCGCGGAGGATCCGCAGCGCTGCGTGCTGATCGACGCCAATGCCGATGCCGACGCGGTCGCAGCGGAGGTCTGGAAGGCGCTGCGCGACCATCTGTTCACGCTTCCCGCGGCCGCGGCGACTACCGCATGA
- a CDS encoding D-alanyl-D-alanine carboxypeptidase family protein, whose product MAVETPVFRQLRAAAALPWRSLVASALALAIGWGGIVYAANNSVQGAKKDEGGFDGDAPTAILIEASSGSVLFEKNADELRAPSSMMKLMTAEVVFNAIKKGDVKLTDEYRISENAWRKGGAPAGGSTMFAVLNSKVSVDDLLHGALIQSGNDACIALAEGMAGNERIFAADFMTKRARELGLTKSTFGNSNGLPDPANKMTVRELSKLARFVIQTYPDMYKLFGEKEFTWNKIRQQNRNPLLNSLTGADGLKTGYTKEGGYGMVGSAVQNDTRLIVVVNGLEDPDDRATEAKKMLEWGFRNFETRTLFAADQPVGYAKVFGGDSRSVKLASPEPIKLMVPKNGSEKLIARVIYNGPVRAPVQSGQPVGVVRVWRGANIAMEAPVYAAESIGTGSTMRRAIDGASELVIGMFRASAEKL is encoded by the coding sequence ATGGCCGTCGAGACCCCCGTTTTCCGCCAATTGAGAGCCGCGGCCGCGTTGCCGTGGCGCAGCCTTGTGGCGTCAGCGCTGGCGCTTGCCATCGGCTGGGGCGGGATCGTCTATGCCGCCAACAACAGCGTGCAGGGCGCCAAGAAGGACGAGGGCGGTTTTGACGGGGACGCGCCGACCGCGATCCTGATCGAGGCTTCCAGCGGCAGCGTGCTGTTCGAGAAAAATGCCGACGAACTGCGCGCGCCGTCCAGCATGATGAAGTTGATGACGGCGGAGGTGGTGTTCAACGCCATCAAGAAGGGCGACGTCAAACTGACCGACGAGTACCGGATCAGCGAGAACGCCTGGCGCAAGGGCGGCGCGCCGGCGGGCGGCTCGACCATGTTTGCGGTGCTCAACAGCAAAGTGTCGGTCGATGATCTCCTGCATGGCGCGCTGATTCAAAGCGGCAACGATGCCTGCATCGCGCTGGCCGAAGGCATGGCCGGCAACGAGCGCATCTTCGCCGCCGACTTCATGACCAAGCGCGCCCGCGAGCTCGGCCTGACCAAATCGACGTTCGGCAATTCCAACGGGCTGCCCGATCCCGCCAACAAGATGACGGTGCGGGAACTATCGAAGTTGGCTCGCTTCGTGATCCAGACCTATCCCGACATGTACAAATTGTTCGGGGAGAAGGAGTTCACCTGGAACAAAATTCGCCAGCAGAACCGCAATCCGCTGTTGAACTCGCTCACCGGCGCCGATGGCCTCAAGACCGGCTATACCAAGGAGGGCGGCTACGGCATGGTCGGCTCCGCCGTGCAGAACGACACGCGGCTGATCGTCGTGGTCAACGGCTTGGAAGATCCCGATGATCGCGCCACCGAAGCCAAGAAGATGCTGGAATGGGGCTTTCGCAATTTCGAGACTCGTACCCTGTTCGCGGCCGACCAGCCGGTCGGCTACGCAAAAGTGTTCGGCGGCGACAGCCGTTCGGTCAAGCTCGCCAGCCCCGAGCCGATCAAGCTGATGGTGCCGAAGAACGGCAGCGAGAAATTGATCGCCCGCGTCATCTATAACGGCCCGGTGCGCGCGCCGGTGCAGTCCGGCCAGCCGGTGGGCGTCGTCAGGGTCTGGCGTGGCGCCAACATCGCGATGGAAGCGCCGGTCTATGCGGCCGAATCCATCGGCACCGGTTCCACCATGCGCCGCGCGATCGACGGGGCCAGCGAGCTCGTGATCGGCATGTTCCGCGCGAGCGCAGAGAAACTTTGA
- a CDS encoding alpha/beta fold hydrolase — MPSTRTISANGIELFLREQGQGPLVVLCHGWPELSYSWRHQINAIAEAGFHVVAPDMRGYGRSSAPADVAAYSIFDTVGDMVALVTALGETQAVIVGHDWGAPVAWHAALFRPDMFTKVAGLSVPPPFRGRARPLDSLTASGVTNFYWQYFQTPGIAEAEFEHDVATSMRKILGRGVSDPAALFVTEGKGFLGNIPPVLTLPDWLSEADIAHFAEAYRHSGFRGGLNWYRNLDRNWDLTAPWQGAQIHQPSLFIAGSRDSVITGLIGAKRVNELDRVLPNLRQKLIIDGAGHWVQQERPDEVNAAVIEFLRS; from the coding sequence ATGCCATCCACACGCACCATTTCCGCCAACGGGATCGAGCTGTTTTTGCGCGAGCAGGGCCAGGGTCCGCTGGTCGTGCTCTGCCATGGCTGGCCTGAACTGTCTTATTCGTGGCGGCACCAGATCAACGCCATCGCCGAGGCGGGCTTTCATGTCGTAGCCCCCGACATGCGCGGGTATGGCCGGAGCAGCGCGCCCGCCGACGTCGCAGCCTACAGCATCTTCGACACGGTCGGTGACATGGTCGCGCTGGTGACGGCGCTGGGCGAAACGCAGGCCGTGATCGTCGGCCACGACTGGGGCGCGCCGGTCGCCTGGCATGCGGCGCTGTTCCGCCCGGACATGTTCACCAAGGTGGCAGGCTTGAGCGTTCCCCCGCCCTTTCGCGGCCGCGCCCGGCCGCTCGACAGCCTCACCGCCAGTGGCGTCACCAATTTCTACTGGCAATATTTCCAGACCCCAGGGATCGCCGAGGCGGAATTCGAGCACGATGTCGCCACCTCGATGCGCAAGATCCTAGGCCGCGGCGTCTCCGACCCCGCGGCGCTCTTCGTCACCGAGGGCAAGGGCTTTCTCGGCAACATCCCGCCTGTCTTGACGCTGCCGGACTGGCTCAGCGAGGCCGACATCGCCCATTTCGCTGAGGCCTACCGGCACTCCGGCTTCCGCGGTGGGCTGAACTGGTACCGCAACCTCGACCGCAACTGGGACCTGACCGCGCCTTGGCAGGGCGCGCAGATCCATCAGCCGTCATTGTTCATCGCGGGATCCAGGGATTCGGTCATCACCGGCCTGATCGGCGCCAAGCGCGTCAACGAGCTGGACCGGGTGCTGCCGAATCTGCGGCAAAAGCTGATCATCGACGGCGCCGGCCACTGGGTGCAGCAGGAGCGCCCTGACGAGGTCAACGCGGCGGTGATCGAATTCTTGAGAAGTTAG
- a CDS encoding septal ring lytic transglycosylase RlpA family protein, which yields MGIRRSNPKVMARGAAALAACLVLANCASSGKFASRVDPKYGVSSSPRVVALGDPVPKGGGTYRVGKPYTVGGQVYVPEEDNSYRAEGMASWYGDDFHGRLTANGEVFDMGSLTAAHPTLPMPSYARVTNLRNGKSLIVRVNDRGPYHGNRLIDVSNKAAELLDFKGNGVAKVRVEYVGRAPLEGSDDRQLEATLRTGVPAPSPSMVRVASARPFVPEIPSSAGRIRGEVPMPEGRPYSLGNSSADYASINATSEMSASSRSRGRALENPRAVSYENDANYAAPSSAYLPVDPRGPSEVLSGRGLY from the coding sequence ATGGGGATTCGACGGTCAAATCCGAAGGTGATGGCGCGTGGCGCGGCGGCCTTGGCAGCGTGCCTTGTCCTCGCCAACTGCGCCTCATCGGGAAAATTCGCCAGCCGGGTCGATCCCAAATACGGCGTTTCTTCGAGCCCCCGGGTGGTGGCGCTCGGCGACCCCGTGCCGAAGGGTGGCGGGACCTATCGCGTCGGCAAACCCTACACCGTCGGCGGCCAAGTCTACGTCCCGGAAGAGGATAACAGCTACCGCGCCGAGGGCATGGCCTCCTGGTACGGCGATGATTTCCACGGCCGGCTGACCGCCAATGGCGAAGTGTTCGACATGGGTTCGCTGACGGCGGCCCATCCGACCCTGCCGATGCCGAGCTACGCCCGGGTGACCAACCTGCGGAACGGCAAATCCCTGATCGTTCGCGTCAACGACCGCGGCCCGTACCATGGCAACCGTCTCATTGACGTCTCGAACAAAGCCGCCGAACTGCTTGATTTCAAAGGAAATGGCGTCGCCAAGGTTCGGGTTGAATATGTCGGCCGGGCGCCGCTCGAAGGCTCCGACGACCGCCAGTTGGAGGCGACGTTACGAACCGGAGTTCCCGCGCCGTCGCCGTCGATGGTCCGGGTAGCCTCGGCTCGTCCGTTCGTTCCCGAAATCCCGTCGTCCGCGGGCCGGATTCGTGGCGAGGTTCCGATGCCGGAAGGGCGCCCCTATAGCCTCGGCAACAGTTCGGCCGATTACGCCTCGATCAACGCGACCTCGGAAATGTCGGCATCCAGCCGCTCCCGGGGCCGGGCGCTCGAAAACCCCCGCGCTGTTTCCTACGAGAACGACGCGAACTATGCGGCCCCAAGCTCGGCCTATCTGCCGGTCGATCCGCGCGGCCCCAGCGAAGTGCTCAGCGGTCGCGGGCTCTACTAA